The following coding sequences are from one bacterium SCSIO 12741 window:
- a CDS encoding T9SS type A sorting domain-containing protein, translating into MMKTKITSLLCFGAVLMGLMSFLQVQAQCPAPTVSANGPTTFNQGGSVTLTASASNQSDAGNALNFYSSYVTVPHNSVFTAMANSMTIEAWIYQTDNVNNAIVDKGNYNFLFMAGPNGQSGLGFYNTSGGWTYGSGVVPTNQWVHVAMTWNQSTGYISFYLNGSLMSTHYRGGSLNYDSGNLNIGRQDPASCQCNIMSGQIDELRLWNVARSGSQIASDYSTSINPATSGLVAYWKFNETSGSSTYDATSNGNTGTLGGNSRVSSSASVSNKPVSYSWSNGNSGSSTTISTSGSYTATATYSNGCTSSASAATSVNVITENALHFDGVNDYVNIGNHSSLNINQAITVEAWVKPNSTSSEGPVLFNGGGWGIPGYAMHFYRGNVRVELNSGSGGKAVDNPYSLTGWHHIAFTFDASTDKILFYVDGVLQPVQGTWSGTMGTYNGSGIIGAYLGGSQSYFDGAIDELRIWNYARCGAEINHTKNCYLNGNESGLVAYYKMDQGVANGANGSIGTLTDELGNSNGTLYNMAKSGSSSNFVSGSGTSGTCTAYSLAVNAGNDITIQEGQAVTLTGSGATSYSWNNGVVNGVPFYPTSTQTYTVTGSANGCSATDQVTVTVLPNNALNFDGINDYVQLGSALTYGSSSLTAEFWVRVPKIGQGNLVNNERVGILMGNYSSNPNQNFEIHAQGQVRIYWNNGQINAFGTKDLRDNKWHRLTFVRDKSANRFYAYIDGVLEINHGTAGSDINLTSTPRIGGDRRNSSGGPSFHGWMDEVRIYNYAMNAGQVANKACVLNGNEPGLIHHYTFNNGTANGNNAGVTAVVDQAGNNNGTLIQFGLNGSASNWTSSGTCNSDPIAVAGSDQSVPVSAVSCSANVTLNGSGSSDPEGQALTYEWKNGSSVIGTSASISVTPGLGTHTYVLTVFDVHGACSMDTMQVTVSDNTAPTMAASNVTVYLDGNGSASITTADVDNGSSDNCGLASLALSQTNFSCADVGSGSTLGTSSSNPGLDCATIKKTDSSATDGTYWIDPDGTGGAAPYQCYCDMTTDGGGWMLVAHQKNTGAFAPYNSNLSPTFNYGTYVADPKASTDFYRSYSNVSHDQLMFASGDNAKWLVLDPTCARAVTGTQSPNCQVIASGGTGITAGGYTNVLFRSSQPEDPWIGGEGSHSNNIFNGMLWGENGWGPGTHGSYKNAHQGLNLFVRNSQATAASGAGGVSVTLTGTDNSGNTASATAIVDVKDTTAPNLTTQNTTLYLDANGQATLASTDVVSSSSDNCGNPTLSLSQSAFTCADAGGDPVDQSQPSGWFLAGGFRGAGQSFKAGQTGPLTDIEIMARIHPSNVTCTLELRTGSNPVGGTLLASAPVALTTTVTTYKVNFPTPAVVTAGQNYVWVVKNGSPSGLVYFHNDLGNPYPDGDLIQEISGSWNPNSNVDAYFKTFVSTAKTVSVTATDAQGNTATSTADVSILDTLAPVVQPQNLTVYLGADGTATISAGDVSTTSDNCSVVSVTLSDTAFDCSDAGVHTVTITATDASGNVGTGQATVTVIDNVPPQASANDLTVYLDANGSASVTVNDVDSNSTDNCSIASRTLSVTSFGCSDVSTGNSSAGSPNGLYFPSAFKLHSMNNNGTGFSTPVTNGGQYMSGAAYDISTNKLYWIDASSKRLMKSDQNGANQVTLVSSGMGSPRDVAIDPDGQYVYFSDYGGQYIKRVNTDGTGLTTLASGSAVRPLGIYLDRVNNHIYWADLGSGSIKRMSTNGTGITTVVSGQGDCRDVAFDAATSTLYWNRGNQGRIYKKVGAGSVTTLVSGLVQPYGVFFNDGDGKIYFTETSGAQRVSVINANGTGKTVLKTGLNNPVYISVGQAASSSSSGVSTVLTVTDVAGNSSTATSIVTVLDTIAPSVSCQPDTLLLTASGTVSNSANDLVASSSDNCGVASISASKTTFTTADVGDNSVVVTVTDSSGNSTTCTANVYVIEPAPVALCQNATIYLNASGNATLAVGDIDNGSNSLIGLSSLTLSKTAFSCADVGTQTVTLIATNTFGSSDSCTATVTVVDSIAPVALTQNITVQLNAAGTVSIAAADVNDGSNDACGIAGMTVSPSSFTCAQVGSNTVTLTVTDNNGNVSTQNATVTVQDNVQPVASTKNITVQLDSTGNASIVAGDVNDGSNDACGIASMTVAPSAFTCAQVGSNTVTLTVTDNNGNVSTQNATVTVQDNVVPVAIAKNITVQLDATGNASITAADVNDGSSDACGIASMTVAPSAFTCAQVGSNTVTLTVTDNNGNVSTQSATVTVQDNVAPVALTKNITVQLDATGNASITAADVNDGSSDACGIASMTVAPSAFTCAQVGSNTVTLTVTDNNGNVSTQSATVTVQDNVAPVALTKNITVQLDSTGNTSIVAADVNDGSNDACGIASMTVAPSAFTCAQVGSNTVTLTVTDNNGNVSTQSATVTVQDNVAPVALTKNITVQLDATGNASITAADVNDGSNDACGIASMTVAPSAFTCAQVGSNTVTLTVTDNNGNVSTQSATVTVQDNVAPIALTKNITVQLDSTGNTSIVAADVNNGSNDACGIASMTVAPSSFTCAQVGSNTVTLTVTDNNGNVSTQSATVTVQDNVAPIALAKNITIQLDSTGNASIAAADVNDGSNDACGIASMAVAPNAFTCSEVGSNTVTLTVTDNNGNVSSTSSTVTVQDLIAPVVITKNITVQLDSTGQVSINVNNVDDGSNDACGIDTLTVSPATFTCSEVGANTVTLTATDANGNVSSATATVTVQDNVAPVVVTQNLNVTLNATGTISITASQVDNGSSDACGIDTMVVSPSSFTCADRGSNTVTLTVTDNNGNVSTETAQVTVEGNAEFETTTVVTQVDCKDNATGAIDLSISGGTLPYTYSWSNGDTTEDISNLLAGTYQVTVLDANSCDITLGDTVTEPPLLTASIASLSYSSLNTNAFGNQTHIVLGYGGQDSIQFFGSATGGTPGYSYSWFPTTDLDDPTSPNPVFKPSLPEDSCHVYHYTLTVTDSNGCTATYSVDVNVANVAKTKVYYVWKYVKNKGKKGKKGKRGKWGKKGKWVKVEYKVEKVIMCKTITYTKKHKCHYKCHGHRHHRNCKHKGGTYTYTKDIKIEVSKWAVKSLLRCGYKLGNCSSTCGSSKGGTRSDFIADEVEEDILPDEVTGPVVSVFPNPNDGAFTIDLNQLNEDDQIMIQVLDPSGRLVYEQNLENTGQEVTERIDLNEQTYMTTGMYILRIQVGDHQQYERIQVVK; encoded by the coding sequence ATGATGAAAACAAAAATTACTTCGCTATTGTGTTTTGGAGCAGTTCTAATGGGACTGATGAGCTTCTTGCAGGTTCAAGCTCAATGCCCCGCTCCAACGGTTTCTGCAAATGGACCCACGACCTTTAATCAAGGTGGGTCGGTAACTCTTACAGCATCGGCTTCTAACCAAAGTGATGCAGGAAATGCACTTAACTTCTATTCAAGCTATGTAACGGTTCCGCACAACAGTGTGTTTACCGCCATGGCAAACAGCATGACGATAGAAGCATGGATCTATCAAACCGACAACGTTAACAATGCGATTGTGGACAAGGGGAACTACAACTTCTTGTTCATGGCCGGACCCAATGGACAATCTGGACTTGGGTTTTACAACACCAGCGGTGGCTGGACCTATGGAAGTGGGGTGGTGCCCACCAATCAATGGGTTCACGTGGCCATGACCTGGAATCAAAGTACGGGGTACATTTCTTTTTACCTCAATGGATCTTTGATGAGTACCCACTATAGAGGTGGATCGCTTAACTACGATTCGGGTAACTTGAATATTGGTCGCCAAGACCCGGCAAGTTGCCAGTGTAATATAATGAGTGGACAGATCGATGAGTTGCGTCTTTGGAATGTGGCTCGATCAGGATCGCAAATTGCGAGTGATTATTCCACCAGCATCAATCCGGCAACAAGTGGATTGGTGGCCTATTGGAAATTTAATGAAACCAGTGGTTCTTCTACTTATGATGCAACGTCCAATGGAAACACCGGTACCCTGGGAGGGAATTCACGGGTTAGTTCTTCGGCCAGTGTGTCCAACAAACCCGTTTCTTACTCTTGGTCCAATGGGAATAGCGGGTCTTCAACTACTATTTCTACCTCAGGTTCCTATACGGCTACAGCTACCTATTCCAATGGTTGCACAAGCAGTGCCTCGGCTGCTACTTCGGTAAATGTAATCACTGAAAATGCCCTTCACTTCGACGGGGTCAATGACTATGTAAATATTGGAAATCATTCCTCCTTAAATATTAATCAGGCCATCACCGTAGAAGCTTGGGTGAAGCCTAACAGCACTTCTTCTGAAGGTCCCGTTCTATTTAATGGCGGTGGCTGGGGAATTCCTGGATACGCGATGCACTTTTATCGCGGAAATGTTCGAGTAGAGCTTAATTCTGGTTCTGGCGGAAAGGCAGTAGACAATCCTTATAGCTTAACGGGTTGGCATCACATCGCGTTTACTTTCGATGCTTCAACCGATAAAATTCTCTTTTATGTGGATGGGGTTCTTCAACCCGTTCAAGGGACCTGGTCGGGAACCATGGGAACCTATAATGGAAGTGGAATAATTGGAGCTTACCTGGGCGGTAGTCAATCTTATTTTGATGGCGCCATAGATGAGTTGAGGATTTGGAATTATGCACGCTGCGGCGCTGAGATTAACCACACCAAAAATTGCTACCTCAATGGCAATGAATCCGGCTTGGTGGCCTACTATAAAATGGACCAAGGCGTGGCCAATGGAGCTAACGGTTCAATCGGCACCTTGACCGATGAGTTGGGGAACAGTAACGGAACCCTTTACAATATGGCCAAGTCTGGAAGTTCGTCCAACTTCGTTAGTGGAAGTGGAACATCCGGAACCTGCACCGCCTATTCCTTGGCTGTGAATGCAGGAAACGATATTACTATTCAAGAAGGCCAAGCCGTTACTCTTACCGGAAGCGGAGCAACCAGCTATTCCTGGAATAATGGAGTGGTAAACGGAGTTCCTTTTTACCCAACATCCACCCAAACGTACACCGTGACAGGCTCGGCCAATGGTTGCTCAGCCACTGATCAGGTAACCGTAACCGTATTGCCGAACAATGCTTTGAATTTTGACGGGATCAATGATTACGTTCAACTGGGCTCGGCTCTAACTTACGGTTCAAGTAGCCTTACAGCAGAGTTTTGGGTTCGCGTACCTAAAATTGGTCAAGGTAATTTGGTCAATAATGAACGAGTAGGAATCCTGATGGGTAACTACAGCTCCAACCCGAACCAGAATTTTGAAATTCACGCCCAAGGCCAAGTGAGAATCTATTGGAACAACGGGCAGATTAATGCTTTCGGAACCAAAGATCTAAGGGATAACAAATGGCACCGTCTGACTTTTGTTCGAGATAAATCGGCTAATCGTTTTTACGCTTACATCGATGGTGTTTTGGAAATTAATCATGGAACGGCTGGTTCAGACATTAACCTCACTTCAACGCCCCGAATCGGCGGTGACCGCAGAAATTCTTCGGGCGGACCATCCTTCCACGGATGGATGGATGAAGTAAGAATCTACAACTATGCCATGAACGCCGGTCAAGTTGCCAATAAAGCCTGTGTGCTCAATGGAAACGAACCTGGGTTGATCCACCATTACACCTTTAACAATGGTACTGCCAATGGAAACAACGCAGGAGTAACTGCCGTTGTCGATCAGGCAGGAAACAACAATGGAACCCTAATCCAATTCGGACTCAATGGATCGGCCTCAAACTGGACTTCCAGCGGAACGTGTAACAGCGACCCTATCGCGGTGGCAGGTTCTGATCAATCGGTTCCGGTTTCTGCCGTTTCATGTTCGGCAAACGTAACTCTGAACGGTAGCGGATCTTCAGATCCGGAAGGTCAGGCCTTGACCTACGAATGGAAAAATGGATCAAGCGTGATTGGAACATCAGCTTCCATATCCGTGACTCCAGGCTTAGGTACTCATACCTATGTACTTACCGTATTTGATGTTCACGGAGCTTGCTCCATGGATACCATGCAGGTGACCGTTTCGGATAACACCGCACCTACCATGGCAGCCAGTAACGTAACGGTTTATCTGGATGGAAACGGCTCTGCTTCGATTACTACAGCAGACGTTGACAATGGATCCTCTGATAATTGTGGCCTTGCGTCATTGGCCCTGAGTCAGACCAATTTTTCTTGTGCAGATGTAGGCTCTGGATCCACATTGGGAACCAGTTCTTCTAATCCGGGTCTCGATTGTGCGACCATTAAGAAAACAGATTCTTCAGCCACCGACGGAACCTACTGGATCGATCCTGACGGAACTGGAGGAGCAGCACCTTACCAGTGCTACTGTGACATGACTACCGATGGTGGTGGTTGGATGCTGGTAGCTCACCAAAAAAATACTGGAGCCTTTGCTCCCTATAACTCCAATCTTAGCCCCACATTTAACTACGGAACCTACGTGGCCGACCCTAAGGCCAGCACCGATTTCTACCGGAGCTATTCCAACGTTAGTCATGATCAATTGATGTTTGCCAGTGGAGACAACGCCAAGTGGTTGGTTTTGGATCCTACCTGCGCCCGGGCCGTAACCGGAACGCAGTCACCAAACTGTCAGGTTATCGCCTCAGGTGGAACCGGAATTACCGCTGGTGGATATACCAATGTGCTATTCAGATCATCGCAACCTGAAGACCCATGGATTGGTGGTGAAGGTTCTCACTCGAACAACATATTTAACGGTATGCTCTGGGGTGAAAATGGCTGGGGTCCTGGTACCCACGGTTCCTATAAAAATGCGCACCAGGGTTTGAACCTTTTTGTAAGAAATTCTCAAGCCACGGCAGCCTCAGGTGCTGGCGGCGTATCCGTTACTTTAACCGGTACAGACAACAGTGGAAATACTGCTTCGGCAACAGCCATTGTAGACGTAAAAGATACCACTGCGCCCAATTTGACTACTCAAAATACAACCCTGTATTTGGATGCGAATGGTCAGGCCACTTTGGCTTCAACCGATGTAGTTAGTTCGTCCAGCGACAACTGTGGTAACCCCACATTATCCTTGAGTCAATCGGCATTTACCTGTGCCGATGCAGGAGGAGACCCCGTGGATCAAAGTCAGCCCAGCGGATGGTTCCTGGCTGGTGGATTTAGAGGAGCCGGACAAAGCTTTAAGGCAGGTCAAACAGGGCCTCTCACCGATATTGAGATCATGGCTCGGATACATCCTTCCAATGTGACTTGTACGCTTGAATTGCGCACCGGGTCAAATCCAGTGGGAGGGACGCTATTGGCATCTGCTCCAGTTGCCTTGACCACAACCGTGACTACGTACAAAGTAAACTTCCCAACTCCGGCTGTAGTAACGGCGGGTCAGAATTATGTATGGGTGGTGAAAAACGGGTCTCCAAGTGGATTGGTGTACTTCCACAACGATTTGGGCAATCCTTACCCAGATGGTGACTTGATTCAAGAAATCAGCGGTTCATGGAACCCTAATTCCAATGTTGATGCTTATTTCAAAACCTTCGTTTCCACGGCAAAAACAGTTTCTGTAACGGCAACCGATGCCCAGGGTAACACAGCCACATCCACAGCTGATGTTTCCATCCTGGATACTTTGGCGCCGGTCGTTCAACCTCAGAATTTAACCGTGTACTTGGGTGCCGATGGTACGGCCACGATTTCGGCCGGCGACGTGAGCACCACCAGTGACAATTGCAGTGTAGTTAGTGTAACCCTTAGCGATACCGCTTTTGATTGCAGTGATGCAGGGGTTCATACCGTAACAATCACGGCTACCGACGCCTCTGGAAATGTAGGAACAGGTCAAGCCACAGTTACCGTCATTGACAACGTGCCACCACAAGCCTCGGCAAATGATTTGACCGTTTATCTGGATGCCAATGGTTCTGCTTCAGTGACCGTGAATGATGTAGATAGCAACTCTACGGATAACTGTTCAATAGCTTCGCGAACATTGTCGGTAACGTCTTTTGGGTGTAGCGATGTTTCCACCGGAAATTCAAGTGCTGGATCGCCAAATGGATTGTACTTCCCAAGTGCTTTCAAGCTCCACAGCATGAATAATAATGGTACTGGTTTCAGCACCCCTGTAACCAATGGCGGCCAATATATGAGCGGAGCAGCTTACGATATTTCAACGAACAAATTGTACTGGATTGATGCTTCTTCGAAGAGGTTGATGAAGTCCGATCAAAACGGAGCAAACCAGGTAACGCTGGTTTCTTCAGGAATGGGAAGTCCTCGTGACGTAGCCATTGATCCGGATGGACAATATGTTTATTTCAGTGACTACGGAGGGCAATACATTAAACGGGTGAATACCGACGGGACAGGACTTACTACCCTGGCTTCTGGATCTGCCGTTCGTCCACTGGGTATTTACCTGGATCGGGTAAATAACCATATCTATTGGGCTGATTTGGGATCTGGATCCATCAAAAGAATGAGCACCAACGGTACAGGAATTACCACCGTCGTTTCCGGTCAGGGTGATTGCCGCGATGTTGCTTTTGATGCTGCTACTTCAACCCTATACTGGAATAGAGGAAATCAAGGCCGTATTTATAAAAAAGTGGGTGCCGGAAGCGTAACTACTTTGGTGAGCGGATTGGTTCAGCCTTACGGTGTTTTCTTCAATGATGGAGATGGTAAAATCTATTTCACCGAAACATCCGGTGCACAGCGGGTAAGTGTTATTAATGCAAATGGTACCGGTAAAACGGTTTTGAAGACAGGATTGAATAACCCGGTATACATTTCGGTTGGACAGGCTGCCAGCTCTTCTTCTTCAGGCGTGTCAACGGTACTCACCGTGACCGATGTTGCTGGAAACAGTTCAACAGCAACTTCCATCGTTACCGTTTTAGATACCATTGCTCCAAGCGTTTCTTGTCAACCCGACACCTTGCTGTTAACTGCAAGTGGAACCGTTTCAAATTCGGCTAATGACTTGGTAGCCTCATCTTCGGATAACTGCGGAGTTGCCAGTATTTCGGCCAGTAAAACAACATTTACTACGGCTGACGTGGGTGATAATTCTGTGGTAGTTACAGTAACCGATAGCTCTGGTAATTCGACTACCTGTACCGCAAACGTTTATGTAATTGAGCCTGCACCTGTGGCCCTTTGCCAGAATGCAACGATTTACTTGAATGCTTCTGGAAATGCAACCCTGGCGGTTGGCGATATCGATAATGGAAGTAACAGTTTGATTGGTTTATCGTCTCTAACGCTTTCCAAAACAGCATTTAGTTGTGCAGACGTAGGCACCCAAACCGTAACCCTGATCGCTACCAATACCTTTGGTTCATCAGACAGCTGTACCGCTACAGTAACAGTAGTTGATTCTATTGCTCCGGTTGCTTTGACTCAAAACATAACTGTACAGTTGAACGCCGCTGGTACGGTATCCATCGCAGCTGCCGATGTTAATGACGGCTCGAATGACGCTTGCGGAATAGCGGGTATGACTGTTTCGCCAAGTTCATTTACCTGTGCTCAGGTAGGAAGCAATACCGTGACTCTAACCGTAACAGATAACAACGGAAACGTATCCACTCAAAATGCGACAGTAACGGTACAAGACAATGTTCAACCCGTTGCATCGACCAAGAATATCACCGTTCAATTGGACTCTACAGGTAACGCCTCAATTGTTGCAGGGGATGTAAACGACGGTTCAAATGACGCTTGTGGAATCGCCAGTATGACGGTTGCACCGAGTGCCTTTACTTGTGCTCAGGTTGGAAGCAACACGGTTACTCTAACTGTAACGGATAACAATGGAAACGTGTCTACTCAGAATGCTACGGTAACCGTTCAAGACAACGTGGTTCCAGTTGCAATTGCCAAGAATATTACCGTTCAGTTGGACGCTACGGGTAATGCCTCCATCACAGCCGCAGATGTAAACGATGGCTCAAGTGATGCTTGTGGAATTGCGAGCATGACCGTGGCACCAAGTGCCTTTACCTGTGCTCAGGTTGGAAGCAATACGGTGACCTTAACGGTTACGGACAACAACGGAAATGTTTCCACTCAGTCTGCCACTGTAACGGTACAAGACAATGTAGCTCCAGTAGCCTTGACAAAAAACATTACGGTTCAGCTGGATGCAACGGGTAATGCTTCTATCACGGCAGCAGATGTGAACGATGGTTCAAGTGACGCTTGTGGAATCGCGAGTATGACGGTTGCACCTAGTGCCTTTACTTGTGCCCAGGTTGGAAGCAATACGGTGACTCTAACCGTAACGGATAACAACGGAAATGTATCCACTCAGTCTGCAACTGTGACAGTACAAGATAACGTAGCTCCGGTAGCTTTGACCAAGAACATCACGGTTCAATTGGATTCGACTGGTAATACTTCGATCGTTGCAGCGGATGTAAATGACGGCTCAAATGATGCTTGTGGAATCGCGAGTATGACGGTTGCACCAAGCGCCTTTACTTGTGCTCAGGTTGGAAGTAATACCGTGACTTTGACGGTTACGGACAACAACGGAAATGTTTCCACTCAGTCTGCCACTGTAACGGTACAAGACAATGTAGCTCCAGTAGCCTTGACAAAAAACATTACGGTTCAGCTGGATGCAACGGGTAATGCTTCTATCACGGCAGCAGATGTGAACGATGGTTCAAATGACGCTTGTGGAATCGCGAGTATGACGGTTGCACCAAGCGCCTTTACCTGTGCCCAGGTTGGAAGCAATACGGTGACCCTAACGGTTACAGACAACAACGGAAATGTATCCACTCAGTCTGCAACTGTGACGGTACAGGACAATGTAGCTCCAATAGCTTTGACCAAGAACATCACGGTTCAATTGGATTCGACCGGAAACACTTCGATCGTTGCAGCGGATGTAAACAATGGTTCAAATGATGCTTGTGGAATCGCCAGTATGACCGTTGCACCAAGTTCGTTTACCTGTGCTCAGGTTGGAAGCAATACAGTGACTTTGACCGTAACGGACAACAACGGAAATGTTTCTACGCAATCTGCTACGGTAACCGTTCAGGATAACGTAGCGCCGATCGCCTTGGCGAAAAACATAACGATCCAGTTGGATTCAACTGGGAATGCTTCAATCGCAGCAGCCGATGTAAATGATGGTTCAAACGATGCTTGTGGAATCGCCAGCATGGCCGTTGCACCCAATGCTTTTACTTGTTCGGAAGTGGGTAGCAATACCGTAACACTTACCGTGACCGATAACAACGGCAATGTGTCCTCAACCTCATCAACAGTTACAGTTCAGGACTTGATTGCTCCTGTGGTGATCACCAAGAACATTACGGTTCAACTTGACTCCACCGGACAAGTTTCCATCAATGTGAATAATGTCGACGATGGATCGAACGACGCCTGTGGTATCGATACCCTCACGGTATCACCGGCGACGTTCACTTGTAGTGAGGTGGGCGCGAACACGGTTACCCTGACTGCAACGGATGCTAATGGCAATGTGTCTTCGGCCACTGCTACGGTAACCGTTCAGGACAATGTAGCTCCTGTGGTCGTTACTCAAAACTTGAATGTGACCTTGAACGCAACAGGTACTATCTCTATCACGGCCAGTCAAGTAGACAATGGCTCAAGCGATGCCTGTGGAATTGATACCATGGTTGTATCGCCGAGTAGCTTCACCTGTGCCGATCGAGGCAGCAACACCGTGACGCTTACGGTAACGGATAACAACGGAAACGTATCCACTGAAACCGCTCAGGTAACCGTTGAAGGAAATGCTGAATTTGAAACAACAACAGTGGTTACCCAGGTGGATTGTAAAGACAATGCAACTGGAGCTATCGACCTGAGCATTTCAGGCGGAACATTGCCTTACACTTATAGCTGGAGTAATGGTGATACCACCGAGGACATCAGTAATCTACTCGCAGGAACTTATCAGGTGACTGTATTGGATGCCAATTCCTGTGATATCACTTTGGGTGACACCGTTACGGAGCCACCATTGCTCACTGCTTCGATTGCATCACTGTCTTATTCTTCATTAAACACCAATGCCTTTGGTAACCAGACCCACATCGTGTTAGGCTATGGTGGACAGGATTCAATCCAATTCTTTGGAAGTGCTACTGGTGGAACTCCAGGTTATAGCTACAGCTGGTTCCCAACGACCGATTTGGATGACCCAACAAGCCCGAACCCAGTGTTCAAGCCAAGCTTGCCAGAGGATTCTTGTCATGTATATCACTACACCCTAACGGTGACGGATAGCAACGGTTGTACGGCTACCTATTCCGTAGACGTGAACGTGGCCAATGTGGCTAAGACCAAAGTGTATTACGTGTGGAAATACGTGAAAAACAAAGGCAAGAAGGGTAAGAAAGGTAAAAGAGGTAAATGGGGTAAGAAAGGCAAATGGGTGAAAGTAGAGTACAAGGTGGAAAAAGTCATCATGTGCAAAACCATCACTTACACCAAAAAGCACAAATGTCACTATAAGTGCCATGGCCACCGCCACCACCGCAATTGCAAACACAAAGGTGGAACCTATACTTACACCAAGGACATTAAGATTGAGGTAAGTAAATGGGCTGTTAAATCCCTATTGAGATGCGGATACAAATTGGGTAACTGCAGCTCTACCTGTGGATCTTCTAAAGGCGGAACCCGTTCTGATTTCATCGCCGATGAGGTGGAAGAAGACATCCTGCCGGATGAGGTGACTGGACCCGTAGTATCCGTATTCCCGAATCCTAACGACGGAGCCTTCACTATTGACCTTAATCAGTTGAATGAAGATGATCAGATTATGATTCAAGTTTTGGATCCTTCAGGAAGACTGGTTTACGAGCAGAATCTGGAGAATACAGGTCAGGAAGTTACAGAACGAATTGACCTCAACGAACAGACTTACATGACTACTGGAATGTACATTCTACGCATTCAAGTGGGAGATCATCAACAGTACGAACGTATACAGGTGGTAAAGTAG
- a CDS encoding DNA alkylation repair protein gives MTAQEVLSQLETMGSEQTKKVLTRHGAREPFFGVKVGDLQKIRRKVKKDQPLASELYATGNSDAMYLAGLISDESVITKDELQKWVKGAYWYMISEYTVPWTAAESPYGLELALEWIESEEEGIAAAGWCTLSSLASRKADEDLDLDLYSNLMDRAEREVHSAPNRVRYTMNGFVIACGAYITSLTDKALEMGERIGKVSVEMGGTACKVPVIVPYLNNIIDKGRVGKKRKDARC, from the coding sequence ATGACTGCACAAGAAGTTTTAAGCCAACTGGAAACCATGGGGAGCGAACAAACCAAAAAGGTACTTACCCGACATGGAGCAAGAGAGCCTTTTTTTGGAGTAAAGGTGGGTGATCTTCAGAAGATCCGTAGAAAGGTCAAAAAGGATCAACCCCTGGCTTCGGAGCTTTACGCAACGGGCAATTCGGATGCAATGTATCTCGCTGGATTGATTTCAGACGAAAGCGTGATCACCAAAGACGAACTTCAGAAGTGGGTGAAAGGTGCCTATTGGTATATGATTAGTGAATACACCGTTCCCTGGACGGCCGCGGAAAGCCCTTATGGGTTGGAGTTGGCCCTGGAGTGGATTGAATCGGAAGAAGAGGGTATAGCTGCAGCAGGTTGGTGTACCTTGTCCAGTTTGGCCTCTCGCAAGGCCGATGAGGATTTGGACCTCGATCTCTATTCCAATTTGATGGATCGGGCGGAACGGGAAGTGCACTCTGCGCCCAACCGGGTTCGTTACACCATGAACGGATTTGTTATTGCCTGCGGAGCCTACATCACTTCTCTTACCGACAAGGCACTGGAAATGGGAGAGCGAATTGGTAAGGTGTCGGTGGAAATGGGTGGAACAGCTTGCAAAGTGCCAGTCATTGTGCCCTATCTCAACAACATTATCGACAAGGGTCGCGTAGGTAAAAAGCGAAAAGACGCCCGTTGTTG